The following proteins are co-located in the Macaca thibetana thibetana isolate TM-01 chromosome 6, ASM2454274v1, whole genome shotgun sequence genome:
- the BASP1 gene encoding brain acid soluble protein 1, with product MGGKLSKKKKGYNVNDEKAKDKDKKAEGAATEEEGTPKESEPQAAAEPAEAKEGKEKPDQDAEGKAEEKEGEKDAAAAKEEAPKAEPEKTEGAAEAKAEPPKAPEQEQAAPGPAAGGEAPKAAEAAAAPAESAAPAAGEEPSKEEGEPKKTEAPAAPAAQETKSDGAPASDSKPGSSEAAPSSKETPAATEAPSSTPKAQAPAASAEEPKPVEAPAANSDQTVAVKE from the coding sequence ATGGGAGGCAAGCTCAGCAAGAAGAAGAAGGGCTACAATGTGAATGACGAGAAAGCCAAGGACAAAGACAAGAAGGCTGAGGGCGCAGCGACGGAAGAGGAGGGAACCCCGAAGGAGAGCGAGCCCCAGGCGGCTGCGGAGCCCGccgaggccaaggagggcaaGGAGAAGCCCGACCAGGACGCCGAGGGCAAGGCCGAGGAGAAGGAGGGCGAGAAGGACGCGGCGGCCGCCAAGGAGGAGGCCCCGAAGGCGGAGCCCGAGAAGACGGAGGGCGCGGCGGAGGCCAAGGCTGAGCCCCCGAAGGCGCCCGAGCAGGAGCAGGCGGCCCCCGGCCCCGCTGCGGGCGGCGAGGCCCCCAAAGCTGCCGAGGCCGCCGCGGCCCCGGCCGAGAGCGCGGCCCCTGCTGCCGGGGAGGAGCCCAGCAAGGAGGAAGGGGAACCCAAAAAGACTGAGGCGCCCGCAGCTCCTGCCGCCCAGGAGACCAAAAGTGACGGGGCCCCCGCTTCAGACTCAAAACCCGGCAGCTCGGAGGCTGCCCCCTCTTCCAAGGAGACCCCCGCAGCCACGGAAGCGCCTAGTTCCACACCCAAGGCCCAGGCCCCCGCAGCCTCCGCAGAAGAGCCCAAGCCGGTGGAGGCCCCGGCAGCTAATTCCGATCAAACCGTAGCCGTGAAAGAGTGA